From the Hordeum vulgare subsp. vulgare chromosome 1H, MorexV3_pseudomolecules_assembly, whole genome shotgun sequence genome, the window AAATCGGGTGCCTTTAAGCTCATCCAGCGGTTCATCGACAACTGTACTAGGGAATTTGTCCTTGATGGTGACAAGGTTGAGACCTCGATAGTCGATGCGGAAACGCCAAGTACCATCATGCTTTCTGAAAAGGAGAACGGGTGACGAAAACGCCGAGGAACTAGGGCGTATAAGGCCACGAGCCAGTATCTCAGCGCATTGTCTCTCCAGTTCATCCTTCTGAATCGTCAGGTAGCGGCAGGGTCGCACAGCGACATGCGACATCCCGGGGATAAGGTGAATATGATGGTCATGGGCGCGCGGCGGTGGCAGGCCCTGGGATTCGGCGAAGACATCGGTGAAGGTGGACAGGAGGCTGTCAAGGAGGTCCCGCCGGCGCACACATGTAATTGGGCAGGTCGACCGGGTGAGCCCAGTCCGGACCACTCCACGCGATGATCCAAGTGCCAAAACGACATCCACTGGGTATTAAAATCCCACAGAATTGGCCCGAGAGTTCTGAGAATACGCGTGCCCAGGACGATGTCGAATCCGCCCAATGGTATGGCGTGCAGGTCAACAATGAAACGCTCTTTGTCAACCATGATAGCAGCCTGCTGAAGGAGTCCGCGGCCCGTTAGCTACCGTGACTCCAAGGCGGCGGTCGGAGGAAAAAGTCAGTCCCACAACGAAGGCTAGTTCTtcgtggatgaagtgatgagtgCTTCCGGAATCGAGCAAGGCAACCAGGTCACGATCCCCGATGCGAAGGGTGACCTGCATTGTGTCGCTTGTGGGGATCCCGGTGATAGCCAGAAGCGATATTTTGGCCTCTTGGAAATCCTCGAACTGCTCGTCGGCGGCGTCTATGGACTGAATGTtgtacgataatgttgtgacaagtgttcgaacaagtgatggccacACTGATGACTTCCCGTTAAAATAGGATTGCACCAAGGGTCGGCTTTGAGGCCTtatctttttgccttggtgatggatgaggtcacaagggatatacgagatatcccatggtgtatgctctttgcggacgatgtcgtgctagtcgatgatagtcggCCAGGGGCCAACAGGAAGTTAGAGCTATGGAGACGAACCTTGGAAttgaaaggttttagacttagtagaactaaaaccgagtacatgaggtgcagtttcggtactactaggcacgaggaggaggaggttagccttgatgggcaggtGGTGCCTCAAAAGGACACCTTTGGATATTTGGCGTCAATGTAgcagaaggatggggatatcaatgaagatgtgaaccatcgaattaaagccggatggatgcattggcgccaagcttctagcattctctgtgacaagagtgccacaaaagctaaaaggcaagttctataggacggcggttcgacccgcaatgttgtatggcCCTGAGTGTTGGCCGACGaaaaggcgacatgtgcaacagttaggtgtagcggaggtgtgcatgttgagatggatgtgtggtaACACAAGGAAGGAACGAGTCCGGGATGATGATATatgagatagagttggggtagcgccgATTCAAGAGAAGCTTGTCCAGCATCGcctgagatggtttgggcatattcaacGCAGGCATCCAAAAACtccagtgcatagcggacggctaaagcgtgctgataatgtcaagaaaggccggggtagaccgaacttgacgtgggaggagtccgtaaagagagatctgaaggactAAAGTATCACcagagaactagccatggacagggatgCGTGGAAACTTGCTATCCATGTgctagaaccatgagttggtcgcgagatcttatgggtttcacctctagccaaccccaacttgtttgggactaaaggatttgttgttgtcgttgtaaagtaagtaataaaaaaatcaaaattctATGTGTAAGGGGCCCAACAAGAAAATATTATTTCATGCAAATTATGCGACTATATGCCAGCATGCAGCTCCTGGCTTCTATCTTCGCGAAACAAGCTGGGGCTGGCAAGTACAACTCTCTTGGTCCGGCCAATGTTAAGCCAAAGAGCCACACAAGCTTGATGTGCATTTTTATAAGCTGGAGCAAGCAACCTCTGGGCAGCTTCACGTCTCCTAACTTCTACCAAAACAGTAAAACTAGATTGTTCCGGAGCTAGCTTTTCAGAGCTCAAATTTTGAAGCCAGAGCTCAGCCAAACAGAGATTAAGATCTAGCAAGAGATAGATGTTAATAACACAATCCAATAAAAGCAGTTGAAATCCATATCAATATTGCAACATAAGACAGTAAGATCATAATCTAGAGAACCATGGCGTTCTATCGGATTGCGAATTTGGCTTATCTCTCTGAATGTCGACTTGCTTCCCATAGAAAAAAAAAATCCTGACTGCTGCTACAGAAGGCTATAGAGCAAGAAGAGCATGCcagcacttctcaaattcaaggaAAGGAGGTCATACAAGATTTAAAAAGAAAGTATAACACCATAATGTTAAAGGTATGAAGACTAACTTGAACTGCATCATCGTATCTGTAGTCCTTCCCCGCAACCCTATTGTCAATGATTGCTGGAACATGGAAAGATTTAAGGTTTTGGTAAATGAAACAGCATGGAAGTTCTCAAGTGTATGATAAGTTGGCCTACATTACCTGACAACGAAAAAGGTTAGAACTATTAGACTATTAGTTACCTAGTACTTTGCATCACCACCTGTTATGAAAAGCAAAGTGGCAACAAACGTATAATAAGAGGTAATTTGATCTTTCATGAGCAACCTAGACCTCAAGGATCCGTATTTGGAGTTTGGACTGCCATAATGAAGACATTAAAGTTACATGTGCATGTGCTAATCAATACAAAGAAACTTAAGACTAAGACCAGACCGCCAGACACCACCTAGATGTTTGGATTTAGTTTGCAAAATGGTTGTTCCTCCGTCCCTTCTTGGGATACGACAAACCAAAATTCAGTCCAACATCACACATGGCAGTAATAATAGAAAAAATACATTTGCATACGAGAGTAAACTTAAAAACATTGGAATATGAAATGGTAAATATGACGAAAAGAAAATTACAACACCAGTTTTGAATACTACAACATGACTTGGTCATGAATTCTGTTATTGAAGCAAAGAAACCATGTTAGCATCGATTGTATTTGAAAGGAAACAATTAAGTGCGTTGGCAGCAATTCCTCATTCCAATATTATATTTTTGAAAGTGCCCACATCACATTTTATCAAACCTGTATCCATCTGGACTCCAAAACAAAAGTTGGTTCAGCTAGTATTAGTGAAAGTAATCTTCAGAACAAATAAAACGAAACTACTTTGCATACGACGTTTAACTTTTCTGATTATTGTACAATTGTAGATCCAAAGGTGTGAGTATCGTACGTGCAGCATTGCTCCAAATAAAATAGTGTTACTAGCACAGTTCAACTATTGTTCGTCAGGCATTCGAAATGATATACACTTCTACTATTTCTGAGTTCCTACAAGAACAAATGAACCTAGAAAGTTCATAGTATTATCCTAtgttctgattgatatgcttagTTTATATGCAATCTGATTACGTTCAAATTCGTATTGACTTCATATGTTTGAACTAGAAACAGAACAAGATAGTTTCAGATATATACAGGCATTCACCTCGGACCAATCTATTGGCCAATATCGCCCACCTCTCCGCCTCTTGCCCCAGTTCCACCAACTCCGTTTCCATCTCAGGCCACCACTCCGGGACCCTTCCCTGTGGTTCCTTCCTCCTGACCTTCCTTGCGGGCTCCTTGACGCGGCTGGCCGGAGGCAGCACAGGAGACGATACAGACACCACCACCTCCTTCCCTCCCATGCTCCGGTCCCTCTTCGTCACCACAGCCCCGCCTTCCGGTCCATCCCCCCAGCCCCGCCCCCATAGCTGGCGCCACGCCCGCAAGGCCAGCCCCAGCGACGCCCAGGCCGCGGCGGAGAGGGCGAGGGACCAGAGAAGGGCGAGCGCGGCGAAGCGCAGCGACGAGCGGCGGAAGGTCAGGACCACGCGGTCTCCGCCGACGTCGCGGACGCAGGAGCGGAGGTCGCCGTAGGCCTCGTCGGCCTCCGCGGCGAGGCGCTGGAAGCGCAGCTCCGCGCGGCGGCGGAGGCGCCAGAGCTCTCCCTCGAGGCCGCCGAAGTCGTCTTcgagggcgggggcgggggccggGGCCGGGGCGGCGGCCTTGCTGCCGGAGCGGAAGGGACTAGGGTTTTTGCTGCGGAAGCGCCGCGCGAAGGCTGAGGTTGTGACAGTTCGGCGGCTGCCGGGTAGATGGTGTTGGAGGAGGGATGGGAGAGACGGAAACGACGTCGAGGTGGCCGCTGCTATcgccggcggggcggcggcggtggctaaGGCCATCGCATCAGGATTCAGGCTGTTTTAGATGAGGGGTTTGGACGGCGTCTGTAGTTGGATGGAGATAATTACCCGAAACCGCAGGGCAACCCGAATCAGGGTGCTCGTAATAGAAACTACTCGTAGTTGCTTGCCCGTTGCCACGGAATAAAGTAGGAGTAtacaataatactccctccgttcctaaatactccctccgttcctaaatactccctccgtcccaaaataactgtcttaagcttaatacaaATTTATACTAAATCTAGTATAAAGTTgggacatttattttgggacggagggagtataagtctttaaGAAATTTCATTAcgtgactacatacgaagcaaaatgaatgaatctatactctaaaatatgtctatatacattcgtatgtagttttttaATAGAAtcgctagaaagacttatatttaggaacggagggagtaatatacaattttttttaatttcagCAACTACCGAATAATtcaaaataatatagttttatttgtttatttGAATAGTTTGTAGTACATGGCAATCATCTTGCAATCCACAAAGCAAGTGTCCTGATTTTATCTATTTATTTGAATAGTTTGTACATGGTATGTGGCTTATTTCTATTACTGTGATAAATATGACCGTGCGCTTAGCTTCTATTTAAGGTGACACCTTACGCTATGTATGTCTACAGATCATTATCAAAGCGCACAAGATAAAAAAAAATTATCAGTACAATGTTCCTTACATCTGGCATCAAGCATTGATTACTACAGAATCACTGAACAAGCATACATATATAGTGAACGACGAGAAGGCATATTAGAGAATTTTCACCACATGAAAAAGCTGCGCAAGGTccacaacaaacaaacaatactTAAGAATAGAATAACATTTGCTTAATATTTCCTCTGTTTCAATTTATAAGATGTTCTAACATCTTTCTGATTCGGATGTATATGGACGCATTTTAGTGTGCTTCATTCAGTTCAGTCTGTACGTAGTCCATATTAACATATCCGAAACATTTTGTAATTTAGAACGAATGTACTATAATTTATTTTATATTCATAACCATACTACTTTTTTATACATGTATGTCCATAAAATTCTTATTAGTTGCAGACAACCCCGGCCACCCATTTGTTTTAGATTTCAAGATACTTGCACGCCAAAACAAAGAGGCATTAGAATAGGGCATGAAATCTCTAAGAACAAACTGACATGATACAAAATCGTTCAGACCAACAAGCATATCACCATCATGAGCTCCTAATTTTATACAACCTCATCTGTCTCCAGTGCATCATCATCTCAACAACAAAGTAAATCATCCATTAAGTGCCATTGAGGCCTCCAAGTTATTatcaatgaagaaattcatgacagatcttggcaaCCCAATGAAGAATAAGCTGACAATATAGCTCTAATAGATGAGCAAGGCCCTAGAAGGCAACTCTTGTACGACCATGTTGGTGATATCATAGAATCCAACATTTAGTTTCTCACCATAGGTCCTAGCAAGGATGTGACCATCGAAAATAGTTTTGATTCCTACAAAGTTTAGTTATAATTGATTCCTAAGATATTTTGATGCACACAAAAACTCACAGAACTAACTTAGAAGGAAAGATAACTACCATATATTAGGATAATCTCAGTTAGGGATGTATGTGCACACATGACAATaacttcatatatatatatatatatatatatatatatatatatataggagttgTAAGAGCACAAGTTAGTTGAACACTGCTGATACGCCACAAGATTACTCCAAAGTCCAAATTCACTAAAGATAAGAGTCTAGAATGTCAATCATAAAAGCCATAATGGTATTGTATGTGCAAAAAAGTGAAGAGAATAGAGAACCTTCTACAAAAAAGGACGACCTCCGCAATAAAGATAAAACTGATTACTCGATGGTAACATGAGAATTGTGAATTGTTTTACACTTTGACCATCAAATTGTGCAAGAAAATGTACAACTAAGTGATCCTCCCTATGTTGACAATAATCAACAATTGGTTGGACGTGTTGCAGAAGCATGGCTATTGCTGGGGTCATTTTAGAGTAAGATATTCTATAAGGAACAAGCTGCTAAATCTTAAGAAAGACAACAATAATCGGCGAACCGGAAATGATACTCATAGAATACTTATAGTTGCCTCGTTGATTTTTTTAGTGTAGGGAACAAACATTAGAGCAGCCAATCTTTACCATACAAATCAGTTTATCCAGCTTCCTACCTATTTCACAATAGAAATTAGTTGCTTCTAGATGGTTTTCTTCATGCAGCACACAGCGGTTGTTGGACCTGAGTCACTTTTATGCACATAGAAGAGAGCATCTTTGGGTTAGTACTTGGTAACAAACATCATCTAAATTACAATCCAAGAGTATAGAGCACATGGAAGATATAACGGACCTCTAGCTGAGATGAGAACTACGTGCTTCATGTAAGTGTATTTCTTCAGCCTATATTCAGATGGGCTTTGATCCTTGTGAGGATTGTCTCTATCTGATGGTCATCTCATGCGCCTAACCCAACTGTTCAAAGGAAAACAAATAGGGAGAATCACTTGTATAACGCCATGCAAATAGGGGTATATAATAATTAGCTACAAAATCCTTAACATTGACATAATTGTCAGGCTTTCTTGAATGCTATCCTCTAGCCTTTGAGAGAGAAAAAGTAGGGTAAGGAAAAGCTAGTACAAGCCATGAAATCTCACATTGATTTCTAACTAAGTTATGAAAAGATAACCATCTAACTCATATGGTACAAGTAACTCATTCTTTATTATTAACTAACATGAGATTATAAAGATGGCTTTGGGGGCATTCTTGCAGTTCTGCATTAATGAAAATTATCTCATAAACATGGAACTTCCCTTGAACAGTAGTCAGTTTGTCAGTTTGTCAGTTTGGCAATGTGGAGGAGCAGCAAAGAACAACATCCCACTCTTTCTGTACAATCCAATGGCCCTTTTCTTCCTGCACATCTACAAGAGAAGAGCATACCACATGTGAGCATGGGGGGTTAGAGAGAGAAATGGCGAAGGGAAGACGACCTTGTCGAGCACACTGAAGAGCTGCATCCGGGAGGCGGCAGCTCATGTTCCTCCTGCCAAGCGCCGGCagttaggaggaggaggagaaggggcctGGATGCGGGAAGCGCAGGCCTCCACCACCCGCAGCATCTCTTGCTACGCCCCCACCTCCGCCGCCACCTTCATCGCCGCCGCCGTGCGCATCCAGCGGCGAGGGGAAGCAGTGTTTTTAATTCTATTATAGACCCACGCTTTTCCtgattgacatagattgcaatatgACTATACGAAGCACGTGATGGCTGATGAGAATGAGTGTGGAAGAAAGTTAAGCAACCCTACTAACTGGTTTATGCAGTCAGCACCTGAGCCCTCAGACAAGAGACTGAATCCTGAACCATCCAATCATGAGGGGCGGGCAATGGAACTACATAGAAAGAAATAAGGAGGGTCTGATATTGCATATAGATTAAGGAAAAATATACTTGGAAGTGCACAACAATATACAACAAATAAATGACATCAAGCAGAGAATAAAACATGTACAGTTATATATGCAACCAGACAGTCCTGATAGTAAAAATGTATCACTGTATGTATTATATTATCTACTCCCTTACGTTAGGTCTCATCAAGCATATGTTTCAATCAGATAGTTCATCAAGCTTGCAAGGCACAACCGCAATCAGATATACTCATAACGAAATAATAACAAGAAAGAGCTATTAACAGGGCGCATGAGATCAAATCAATCAAAACAATAACAAATTCATAATCATAAGTAGACTTAAGTCAAggc encodes:
- the LOC123420859 gene encoding uncharacterized protein LOC123420859 isoform X2 yields the protein MALATAAAPPAIAAATSTSFPSLPSLLQHHLPGSRRTVTTSAFARRFRSKNPSPFRSGSKAAAPAPAPAPALEDDFGGLEGELWRLRRRAELRFQRLAAEADEAYGDLRSCVRDVGGDRVVLTFRRSSLRFAALALLWSLALSAAAWASLGLALRAWRQLWGRGWGDGPEGGAVVTKRDRSMGGKEVVVSVSSPVLPPASRVKEPARKVRRKEPQGRVPEWWPEMETELVELGQEAERWAILANRLVRAIIDNRVAGKDYRYDDAVQLRQLCKISGVKVSFDTENARDSFYRATTGFVLDDCSRCYFFQDKQKIWGQHESMVRIQEIFLLVFLRILGWTSSVLPHLFVHQLLLALVRVSCNAGL
- the LOC123420859 gene encoding uncharacterized protein LOC123420859 isoform X1; the encoded protein is MALATAAAPPAIAAATSTSFPSLPSLLQHHLPGSRRTVTTSAFARRFRSKNPSPFRSGSKAAAPAPAPAPALEDDFGGLEGELWRLRRRAELRFQRLAAEADEAYGDLRSCVRDVGGDRVVLTFRRSSLRFAALALLWSLALSAAAWASLGLALRAWRQLWGRGWGDGPEGGAVVTKRDRSMGGKEVVVSVSSPVLPPASRVKEPARKVRRKEPQGRVPEWWPEMETELVELGQEAERWAILANRLVRAIIDNRVAGKDYRYDDAVQLRQLCKISGVKVSFDTENARDSFYRATTGFVLDDCSRTAEDMGTARINGENPRDFLAGLSTNIGLDKFRAATLVCASVAARTRACVLQCWALEIQGKRAEALDELVKICRIHRVFPPEENSAEMEMVASGLKKNLEVAERVHLLSLYRSVCTTGVKTAAEALGLSSPDQ